AGCGCGTGCGCGGCGTCGCCGAGCAGCGTCACGCGCCCGCGGCTCCAGCGGCCGAGCGGTGGACGATGGAACAGCGCCCAGCGCTGGCTGATCGGCACGGCCGTGATCATCTGCACCACCGCCGGATGCCAGCTCCGGAATGCGCGCAGTTGCTCGCCTTCCTCGGCCGGCACGACCCAATCGCGTGACGGCCACGGTGACGGATGCCGCTCGACCAGCAGGAAATTCTGGTCACCGTCGTCGCCGATCGGATAGTGCAGCAGATGCCCGTGCGGCCCGACCCAGAACTGGATCGTGTCGGGATCGGGCAACAGATCCAGGCGCGCGGCCGGCACCACGCCGCGAAAGCCCGAGCAGCCCGAATACAGCGCATCGTCGTAGCCGAGCATCCAGCGTCGCGTGATCGAGCGCGCGCCGTCCGCACCGATCACGAGATCGGCGTCGACCTGCGTGCCATTGTCGAACGACAGCGTCACGTGATCGGCGTGCTGCGCGAGATCGACCAGTCGATGGCCGAGATGGAGGCAGCCGGGACCGACCGCCGTCGACAGCACGGCCTGCAGATCCGCCCGATGCACGCCCCAGTACGCGCCACCGAATTGCCGCCGATAGTCGGGTTCGCCGCGATGATGGCCGATCACCGCGCCGCTGCGCCCGTCGCGATAGACGAGCCCCGGGATGTCCGCGCATACCGCATCGAAAGCCGCGCGCAAGCCCATGCGTTCGTAGAAGCGCGTCGCATTGGCCGACAGCGCGACGGCCGCGCCGACTTCGCGCAATTCATGGGTCTGCTCGTAGAGTTGCGCGTCGATGCCGTGCTCGCGCAATGCAAGCGCGAGGGTCAGGCCGCCGATGCCGGCGCCGACGATCGCGATCTTCAGATCCGTCTGCATGATGAAGGTGTCTCCGATAGGGATAGGTGGGGGATTCGGCGTACGCGGCGGTCATGTCGAAGGCATGCGTCGTATCGGTATTTTCATGAGTGGAGTTTCATCCAGCAATAAAATGAAATGAATCTGCTTCATCACTGAATGCAATGAACCGGGCCGTGCAAACCCCATGGAACTGAGCGATATCGACCTCAACCTGCTGGTGCTTTTCCAGCGGCTGATGCACGAACGGCGCGTGTCGAGCGTCGCCGAGCAGATGAACATGAGCCAGCCGGGCGTCAGCAACGCGCTCGCGAAGCTGCGCCGCCGGCTCGGCGATCCTCTGTTCGTGCGCGGCCCTGGCGGCGTCGTGCCGACACCGTTCGCGCTGCGTCTCGCCGAACCCGTGTCGCATGCACTCGCGACGCTGCACGCCGCGCTGAACCCCGAGACCGGCTTCGATCCGCTGCACGCCACGCGCACGCTGACCATCGGCATGACGGATATCGGCGAGGTCGTATTCCTGCCCGCGCTGCTCGAACACCTGTCGCGGTCGGCGCCGGGCATCGCGCTCAACACCGTACGCAACACGAACGTCAACCTCGGCGACGAAATGGCCGACGGCCGCGTCGATCTCGCGATCGGCCTGCTGCCGCAACTGAAGGGCGGGTTCTATCAGCGCCGGCTGTTCGATCAGCGCTACGTGTGCCTGTTCCGGCGCGGGCACCCGCTCGAGGGGGCGCCGCTGACGGTCGACACGTGGCGCGACGCCGAACATCTGGTCGTGGTGTCGGCCGGCACCGGGCACGGGCAAGTGGACGAATGGCTGACGCGGCGCCGCGTGAAGCGCCAGGTGCGGCTGACGGTGCCGCATTTCATGAGCGTGGGCTACATCCTGCAGCGCACCGACCTGATCGCGACGGTGCCCGAGCATCTCGCGCTGCAGCTCGCCGCGCCGTTCTCGCTCGGCTGGCGTGCGCTGCCCGTCACGCTGCCCGGTGCGCCGATCCATATGCTGTGGCACACGCGGGTCAATCAGGACGAAGGCAACCGGTGGCTGCGCGATGTCGTGGTCGAGTTGTTTGCGGAAACCGGTGCGCGAACGCGAAAGGCCGCCGCCCGGCGGAAATGATCATGGCGATCGCCTGACACGGAGAACCGAGTCGATGAATCCCAGACGCGTGCATGCGCTCTATCTCAAACATCGTCCCGACGTGGATCTGGTCAAATGCGAATGGATCCATTTGCTGTCGACTGGCAGCGTCGATCGCGACCTTCTCTGGAAGATGCTGTCGACGATCGGTTCCGCGGACGTCGTGATCCACGTTCGTCGTAAGATCGGCGATTTTCTGCCGATCGAGCCCGCGATCGCTTTTATCGGCGAACACATCGGCAAAGGGCAGATGCTCGTCTCCGATCGCGCATTCACGAACTTCGTCATCGTCGCGCACAACGGCGTGGCGGCGACCTGGCCACAATGCCTGAAGCGAGGCCGGATCGATTTACTGCCGGGCGCGCCAAACGCCACGGCGGTATAGTCGACCGATCGCGAGAGCGTGTCGCGCGGTCAATCGCGCTTCGCGGCTCGGCATCAACAGGCACGTCGCGCATTTCGACTACATTGCCGAAGTGGCGATGACATCGGCCATCGTCGGCCGCCCCTCACCCAACCCGCAGGAAAACCAGCCATGTCTGTCTCGAAGAAATTCGCCGCCGTCACGGGCGCCGGCTCCGGCATCGGTCGCGCCGCGGCCATCGCGCTCGCCCAGGCCGGCTTCACCGTCGCGCTGCTCGGACGCACGGAGGCGTCGTTGAGCGAAACGCAGGACGCGATCCGCGCCGCCGGCGGCGACGCGCAGGTGTTTCCCGTCGACGTCACCGACGAAGCATCGGTCGACCGCGCGTTCGCGCAGATCGCGCAACGGTTCGGCCGGCTCGACGTCCTGTTCAACAACGCCGGCCGCAACGCGCCGGTCGTGTCCCTCGACGAATACGAACTCGACGTGTGGAACAGCGTCGTCGCGACGAACCTGACCGGCGTCTTTCTGTGCGCGCGGGCCGCATGGCGGCTGATGAAAACGCAGACGCCGCAGGGCGGCCGAATCATCAACAACGGCTCGATCTCGGCGCACGCACCGCGCCCCGATACGATCGCGTACACGGCCACCAAGCACGCGGTGACCGGGATCACGAAGTCGCTGGCGCTCGACGGCCGCCGGTACAACATCGCGTGCGGCCAGATCGACATCGGCAACGCGGCCACCGCGCTCACGGAACGGATGACGCAAGGCGTCCCGCAAGCGGACGGTAGCCTGGCGCCCGAAGCGCGGATGGACGTCGCGCATGTCGCGAACGCGATCGTCCAGATGGCGAATCTGCCGCTCGACACCAACATTCTCACCATGACGATCATGGCGACCGCGATGCCGTTCGTCGGGCGCGGATAGCGCGCGTCGCGGCCAGCGCCGGACGGCAGCATTCACGCCTGGGCCGCCATCGAACCGCTCCGTGGCGACGACGCCGAATGCCGGCGCGTGCGGGCAGCAGCTTCAGTGAGGCAGGCTGATCGCCTGCCACTCGTCCTCGAGCAATTGCGTCAGCGAACCGTGCAACCGTTCGAGGCTGTGCGGCGGGAGTGCGAAGCTTGCCCAGCCGAGCCCGCTATGGCGCATCAACAGCACCACGCCGCCCTCCAGCGGATGGCGTTCGGCATACCAGCAAGGATCCATTTCCGTCACGAACTGCTGCGCGTGCGGCGGACGTTCCGGCACCGCAGGCTGCATCGACGCGCGCAGCAAACTCAAATACTGGATGACGGCATCCACATCTTCCGGATCGAGCACTGCCGCGCCCCGTTCGATCGACATCAGCACGACGAGCTTGCCGCGCTCCTCGATCATCTTGATGCTCAACGGTTGTGCCATTTCTGTCGTCCTTGCCGCGGTTACGTGATCCCATTATCGATCTCGTTACCCGTCTGCCGCCTGAAGATTTGTGATCCGCGCATGAATCTTTTTTTAGAAATTTTTCAGAAAACGCGCCGCGGCATCGGCCGTCGGGCTCCACCGTTTTCTAAACGAAATTTCATCCGGCCAGCGCTGTTTTTTTAGCGCCCCCCACCCGCGTGCCTTCCATAATGAATTCGCTGCCCGCCCCGGCAGGCGCGGCGCGATGCGTCGACGTAGCCCGCTGAAGACGGACGCGCCCCCCCATTTCCGGCAACTCCATTCCTCGCCGATCATGAACCAACTGCAAGCGATGCGTGTCTTCACGCGCGTGGTCGAGTTATCGAGCTTCAGTCTCGCCGCACGTCAGCTCGGCATGTCGGCCGCCGCGGTCACGCGCAGCGTCGGCATGCTCGAGGCCCATCTGAACATGCGCCTGTTGAACCGGACCACGCGCAGCCTGTCGCTCACCGAGACAGGCCGCGAATATCTCGACGGCTGCCGCACGATCATCGAGAAGCTCGACGAAATCGAATCGAATCTCGCGCAGGTCAATCGCGATCCGCACGGTACGCTGCGCATCGCCGCGTCGGCAACCTCGGTGGCGGCCGGGCTTGGCGCGCTGCTGTCCACGTATCGCATCGAGCATCCGCGCGTGCGATTCGACGTGACGACCTTCGATATACAGGTCGACATGGTGGAAGGCGGCTACGACGTGTGCTTCTGTGACGATCAGCGCCTGGTCAACTCGACCTTCGTGTCGCGCACCTTGACGAGCGTGCGCGACGTGATCGTCGCCTCTCCCGACTACCTCGCGCGCCACGGCACGCCGGTCGAGCCGGTCGAACTGAATACGCACTGCCTGCTGACGGTGTCGAACGGCGCCGCGCGCAACTGGGAGTTCTCGGATGTCGACGGTTCGTCGCGCATCTATACCGGCAATGCGCTGGCGTCGACCAGCAACACGATGGTGCGGATCGCGGCACTCAATCACATGGGCATCGCGCAATTGCCGCATCCGCTCGTCGCCGACGATCTCGCGAGCGGCGCCCTGGTGCCGATTCTCGAACGCTACGACGTGAACGGCGGCCCGCGCCGCGTATCGATCCTCTACCCGAGCCGCAATTATCTGTCCACGAAAGTGCGCAGCTTCATCGACTACGTGGTCGATCACTATCGCACGCCCGAGCGCACCGCGATGCAGCTTGCCGCGGCCTGATTCCGCCGGATCACGTACGCCATGGCCCACATCCTGACGATCGAAGACGATCCGCTGATCGCCGATCACATCGCGCATACGCTCCATGCCGCGGGCCACCAGATCGACGTCGCGCGCACCGGCCGCGACGGCATGGCCCGGGCGATGAGCGCGAACTACGACGTCGTCACGCTCGATCGCATGTTGCCCGACCTCGACGGGCTCACGATCCTCGCCACGATGCGCGGCGTCGGCCTCGATACGCCGGTCCTCGTGATGAGTGCGATGTCCGGGGTCGACCAGCGTATCGAGGGGCTGCGCGCCGGCGGCGACGACTACCTCGTCAAGCCGTTCTCGCTCGAAGAGATGTGCGCGCGCATCGACGTGCTGATTCGCCGGCGGCCGCGCGGCACGCGCGTCGAGACGGTACTGCGCGCCGGCGAGCTGGCGCTCGACCTCGTGCGGCGACGCGCCACGCTGGGCGCGCGCGAGCTCGCGCTGCTGCCGACCGAATCCCGCGTGCTCGAATTCATGATGCGCAACGCCGGCCGCGTGCTCACGCGCACGATGATCTTCGAGGCCGTGTGGGGCTGCCGCTTCGATCCCGGCACGAACCTGATCGACGTGCACATCGGCCGCCTGCGCAAGAAGGTGAACCGGCCCGGCGCGGCGCCGCTGATCCGCACGATCCGCGGCTCGGGCTACATGCTCGGCTGAGTGCGCCCGCACCTTAAAACTTGTTTCATCTTTTTTGCGACCCGTTGTTAGGGGCTGCTCCGCAGAATGCGGTCAGCGGTTGCGCATCGGTGTTTTCCCGAAGACGCG
This is a stretch of genomic DNA from Burkholderia cenocepacia. It encodes these proteins:
- a CDS encoding SDR family oxidoreductase, producing the protein MSVSKKFAAVTGAGSGIGRAAAIALAQAGFTVALLGRTEASLSETQDAIRAAGGDAQVFPVDVTDEASVDRAFAQIAQRFGRLDVLFNNAGRNAPVVSLDEYELDVWNSVVATNLTGVFLCARAAWRLMKTQTPQGGRIINNGSISAHAPRPDTIAYTATKHAVTGITKSLALDGRRYNIACGQIDIGNAATALTERMTQGVPQADGSLAPEARMDVAHVANAIVQMANLPLDTNILTMTIMATAMPFVGRG
- a CDS encoding LysR family transcriptional regulator → MELSDIDLNLLVLFQRLMHERRVSSVAEQMNMSQPGVSNALAKLRRRLGDPLFVRGPGGVVPTPFALRLAEPVSHALATLHAALNPETGFDPLHATRTLTIGMTDIGEVVFLPALLEHLSRSAPGIALNTVRNTNVNLGDEMADGRVDLAIGLLPQLKGGFYQRRLFDQRYVCLFRRGHPLEGAPLTVDTWRDAEHLVVVSAGTGHGQVDEWLTRRRVKRQVRLTVPHFMSVGYILQRTDLIATVPEHLALQLAAPFSLGWRALPVTLPGAPIHMLWHTRVNQDEGNRWLRDVVVELFAETGARTRKAAARRK
- a CDS encoding response regulator transcription factor, with amino-acid sequence MAHILTIEDDPLIADHIAHTLHAAGHQIDVARTGRDGMARAMSANYDVVTLDRMLPDLDGLTILATMRGVGLDTPVLVMSAMSGVDQRIEGLRAGGDDYLVKPFSLEEMCARIDVLIRRRPRGTRVETVLRAGELALDLVRRRATLGARELALLPTESRVLEFMMRNAGRVLTRTMIFEAVWGCRFDPGTNLIDVHIGRLRKKVNRPGAAPLIRTIRGSGYMLG
- a CDS encoding LysR family transcriptional regulator — protein: MNQLQAMRVFTRVVELSSFSLAARQLGMSAAAVTRSVGMLEAHLNMRLLNRTTRSLSLTETGREYLDGCRTIIEKLDEIESNLAQVNRDPHGTLRIAASATSVAAGLGALLSTYRIEHPRVRFDVTTFDIQVDMVEGGYDVCFCDDQRLVNSTFVSRTLTSVRDVIVASPDYLARHGTPVEPVELNTHCLLTVSNGAARNWEFSDVDGSSRIYTGNALASTSNTMVRIAALNHMGIAQLPHPLVADDLASGALVPILERYDVNGGPRRVSILYPSRNYLSTKVRSFIDYVVDHYRTPERTAMQLAAA
- a CDS encoding FAD-dependent monooxygenase, encoding MQTDLKIAIVGAGIGGLTLALALREHGIDAQLYEQTHELREVGAAVALSANATRFYERMGLRAAFDAVCADIPGLVYRDGRSGAVIGHHRGEPDYRRQFGGAYWGVHRADLQAVLSTAVGPGCLHLGHRLVDLAQHADHVTLSFDNGTQVDADLVIGADGARSITRRWMLGYDDALYSGCSGFRGVVPAARLDLLPDPDTIQFWVGPHGHLLHYPIGDDGDQNFLLVERHPSPWPSRDWVVPAEEGEQLRAFRSWHPAVVQMITAVPISQRWALFHRPPLGRWSRGRVTLLGDAAHALVPHHGQGANQSIEDAVVLAAQLAKAGPGNWREAQEAYERLRRGRTRKVQYASISAADMLHLPDGPAAQARDARLADRDRVLHHLDWIHDFDALDAEPSERQGGTWL